One Panulirus ornatus isolate Po-2019 chromosome 39, ASM3632096v1, whole genome shotgun sequence DNA segment encodes these proteins:
- the LOC139761099 gene encoding corticotropin-releasing factor receptor 2-like, with product MAVRRGLWPVTWALLLCWSISGGRSTTTPSGGSSPPSGGSSPLSDGSSPPSGGSSPPSGGSSPSSGGSSPPSGGSSPSSGGSSPPSGGSSSPPPAPATSVNLVDTTSSPAPPVATSRHRPRQPEGSASRGAYPACRMGYVVMDYLPTEGGYYQHQTCYWCYHFVPAHRRKHNLEVVRKVVNFPHAKPRVDHKFRVQNETYHFDPEDVEAWGFVVEAMVDDLEASKLESCCRDALHCCTTSLTHDHDHPPPGVDEVSDGWRSSSHPGDGSGGHCPHTWDGWLCFPITRAGSTITFTCPSHAYKGLPDCSLEGRKTCWANGTWARDNRGVEQTDYNGCSQQAFHLSGYRWESCMHVVSMMALAPAICLIIYYRQLRVQRFYLHLNLFLTLFGKAFFSLLDLQVIRIPEYTGSNSLLDQHTAGCKCLVFFMKFFSLSVWTWMLAESVYLHRVIVAAFRGGGQTYVYLVLGWAPAVVVCVAWAGARAALENTQCWLGDDRSHSADVYLVTELPKLIILIVNTLLLANMTRVLLTKLRGVNTDNSTATRRAVKATVFLLPLFGVHFFSTFFIPPESTSCSSMQVYIFFATCVDGLQGLYVASVYCFLNKEVKRAVRRSARHVRGRFATDRSFATYDPRMDLTLLHSGATANSVVTATSTCEA from the exons ATGGCAGTACGGAGAGGCCTGTGGCCAGTGACGTGGGCG ctgctcctctgcTGGTCGATCTCGGGCGGGAGATCGACCACCACGCCGTCAGGTGGGTCTtcgcctccgtcaggtgggtcttcGCCTCTGTCAGATGGGTCTtcgcctccgtcaggtgggtcttcgcctccgtcaggtgggtcttcCCCTTCGTCAGGCGGGTCTtcacctccgtcaggtgggtcttccccttcgtcaggtgggtcttcacctccgtcaggtgggtcttcGTCGCCTCCGCCAGCGCCAGCCACTTCAGTGAACCTGGTGGATACCACATCATCGCCCGCTCCTCCTGTGGCGACTTCTCGCCACCGACCGCGCCAGCCGGAGGGCAGCGCCTCCCGGGGGGCGTACCCGGCTTGTCGCATGGGCTACGTCGTCATGGACTACCTGCCGACAGAGGGCGGCTACTACCAGCACCAGACCTGCTACTGGTGCTATCACTTCGTGCCTGCGCACAGGAGgaagcacaacctggaggtggtgCGCAAGGTCGTCAACTTCCCACACGCCAAGCCAAGAGTCGACCATAAGTTCCGAGTCCAA AACGAGACGTACCACTTCGACCCGGAGGACGTGGAGGCGTGGGGCTTCGTGGTGGAGGCCATGGTGGACGACTTGGAGGCCAGCAAGCTGGAGTCGTGTTGCAGGGATGCCCTCCACTGCTGCACCACCTCGCTcacccacgaccacgaccaccctcCACCAG GAGTGGACGAGGTGAGTGATGGGTGGAGGTCGTCCTCCCACCCAGGAGATGGGTCGGGAGGCCATTGTCCACACACCTGGGATGGGTGGCTGTGCTTCCCCATCACCCGTGCCGGGtcaaccatcaccttcacctgcCCATCCCACGCCTATAAGGGCCTACCCGACTGCTCAC TGGAGGGTCGCAAGACGTGCTGGGCCAACGGGACGTGGGCGCGGGACAACAGGGGCGTGGAGCAAACAGACTACAACGGTTGTAGTCAACAGGCGTTCCACCTGAGTGGTTACAGGTGGGAGTCGTGCATGCACGTCGTCTCCATGATGGCTCTAGCCCCAGCCATCTGTCTCATTATCTACTACAG ACAACTGAGAGTACAGAGGTTCTACCTACACCTGAACCTGTTCCTTACTCTCTTCGGCAAGGCCTTCTTCAGCCTCCTGGATCTACAGGTTATCAGGATACCTGAGTATACAGGG TCGAACTCGCTCCTGGACCAACACACTGCCGGGTGCAAGTGTCTGGTGTTCTTCATGAAGTTCTTCAGCCTgtctgtgtggacgtggatgCTGGCAGAGAGCGTCTACCTCCACCGTGTGATCGTGGCGGCTTTTCGAGGTGGAGGCCAGACATATGTCTATCTGGTCCTTGGTTGGG CGCCagcagtagtggtgtgtgtggcatgggCTGGGGCTCGAGCGGCCCTGGAGAACACCCAGTGTTGGCTGGGAGACGACAGGAGCCACTCAGCCGACGTGTACCTGGTCACCGAACTGCCCAAGCTGATCATCCTCATC GTCAATACTCTCCTCCTGGCCAATATGACCCGAGTTCTCCTGACGAAGCTGAGGGGGGTCAACACAGACAACTCCACAGCTACCAG gagggcggTCAAGGCCACCGTGTTCTTGCTCCCGCTCTTCGGCGTCCACTTCTTCAGcacattcttcatcccacccGAGTCCACCAGCTGCTCCAGCATGCAG GTGTACATTTTCTTTGCCACATGTGTGGATGGTTTACAGGGTCTGTATGTGGCCAGTGTTTACTGCTTCTTAAATAAAGAG GTGAAGCGAGCTGTGCGTCGCTCCGCCCGCCACGTCCGTGGACGCTTCGCCACGGACAGGTCCTTCGCCACGTACGACCCGCGCATggacctcaccctcctgcacagtgGAGCTACCGCCAACTCGGTCGTCACAGCCACCTCGACCTGCGAGGCCTGA